In the Nomascus leucogenys isolate Asia chromosome 5, Asia_NLE_v1, whole genome shotgun sequence genome, one interval contains:
- the LOC100583280 gene encoding vomeronasal type-1 receptor 5, with translation MAEIMLFSSDLLLFSTDILCFNFPSKMIKLPGFITIQIFYPQASFGISANTILLFHIFTFVFSHRSKSIDMIISHLSLIHILLLITQAILVSSDFFGSQNTQDDLRCKVIVFLNKVMRGLSICTTCLLSVLQTIISPSISSLAKLRHPSASHILGFFLFSRVLNILIGSDLLLYTVATPSEMGPVFCLSCSTVPFCP, from the coding sequence ATGGCAGAAATTATGCTATTCTCATCAGATCTCTTGCTTTTCTCCACAGATATCCTTtgctttaattttccttctaagatGATCAAACTTCCTGGTTTTATTACCATACAAATCTTTTATCCACAAGCCAGCTTTGGAATTTCAGCAAACACCATCCTTCTTTTCCACATCTTCACCTTTGTTTTCAGTCACAGGTCTAAGTCCATTGACATGATAATTAGTCACCTGTCCCTCATCCACATACTGCTGCTCATCACCCAGGCAATATTGGTGTCCTCAGACTTTTTTGGTTCACAGAATACTCAGGATGATCTTAGGTGTAAGGTCATTGTCTTTTTAAACAAGGTGATGAGGGGCCTCTCCATCTGCACCACCTGCCTCCTGAGTGTGCTCCAGACCATCATCAGCCCCAGCATCTCCTCCTTGGCAAAGCTCAGACATCCTTCTGCAAGTCACATCTTAGGATTCTTCCTCTTCTCACGAGTCCTCAACATACTCATTGGTAGTGACCTTCTGCTGTACACTGTGGCTACCCCCAGTGAAATGGGGCCAGTCTTCTGTTTGTCATGCAGCACTGTTCCTTTTTGCCCATGA